GCTCAAGTTCTTAGCAGAAATCTGGAATACTGCACCTAATTCTTCATTGAATAGGTTTGTTAATTGACTTTCTAGGTCTCCACCGTCAATGTTGATTTCTAAGCCGCATCTGGAAGCAAATGCCATTTCCAGTAAAGTGATTAGTAGACCACCATCAGACCTATCATGGTAGGCAAGCACTATATCCTCCTTTTGTTGATGCAATTGGATTAAACTTTCCAAGAAACCCTTCAAAATGGCGTTATCATACACAGTAGGCGACTTGTTACCAACTTGGTTGTAAACTTGCAACAAAGCAGAGGCACCTAGTGACTTAGTCTCTTGTTTAGCTGATAGATCAACCAAGACAAGGACAGAATCATCTGTGTTTCTATTTAGCAATGGAGTCCACGTTTTACTAGTGTTGAAAACTGGTGCAAATGCTGTGATATTCAATGACAATGGTGCAGTAACTTCCTTATCATCccatttcatcttcatgGACATGGAATCCTTACCAACAGGGATAGCAACACCTAATGCAGGACATAAATCCAGACCTAATGCTTGAACGGCTTCATATAACTTAGAACCCTCACCTTGATGAGAGGCTGGAGACATCCAGTTAGCAGATAGCTTGATATGATTTAAAGATTTCACATCAGCAGCGAATATGTTCAATAAAGATTCTGCCACAGATAATTTAGCGGAAGCAGATGCGGAGATTAGGGCGTTAACTGGTTTTTCACCCATAGCCATGGCTTCACCTGTGGAAATTATTGTCTCACCCAAAGAGGTACCGGTAACACCGACATCCGCAACAGGTACTTGCCAAGGACCAACAAATTGATCCCTATCAATTAGACCTGTGACGGATCTGTCACCAATAGTAATCAAAAATGACTTTGAGCCAACAGATGGTAAGTTTAGAACTCTTTGAATAGCATCTTGTAGGGAAGGAATTTCGCTCAAATTTGCCTCTGGTAGATTTAGTGCTTCAGTTATGGTTTCTCTTGACATCTTTGGAGGCTTACCAAATAAAATTGGCATTTCTAAATCAATTGGagttgttttcaaaagaggATCTTCTACAATCAATTTTTGTTCAGCGGTTGCGTGACCGACGACAGCAAATGGTGCTCTTTCTCTCTTACAGATTTCCTCGAAAATGGATAAGTCTTGAGGAGAAACACCAAGAACATAACGTTCTTGTGATTCATTACACCAAATTTCCATTGGTGACATACCAGGTTCTAAGGAGAGGACCTTTCTAATATCGAATTTAGCACCCAAGTCATTGTCATGAACCAATTCTGGCAAAGCGTTGGATAACCCACCAGCACCAACATCGTGAATAGATTGGATAGGATTATTGTTACCTAAGGCAACACAAGCGTCAATCACTTGTTGGCAACGACGTTCCATTTCGGGGTTCCCTCTTTGTACAGAAGCAAAATCCAAATCGGCGGAACCTTCACCGGAAGCTACAGAAGAAGCAGCACCACCACCTAAACCAATCAGCATAGATTGACCACCAAGTACAATTAAACAAGAGCCTGGAGTTATTGGGGTGTTCTTCAAAGCAAATTGAGGTCTAACAGTACCGAAACCACCCGCAATCATAATTGGCTTGTGGAACCCTCTGATTTCCTCCTTCCCTTGGTGATTCAAAACCTTTGTAGTTAAAGTTCTGAAGTAACCGTTTATACAAGGTCTACCAAACTCATTGTTAAATGCAGCTGAACCCAAAGGAGCCTCAATCATAATATCTAATGCAGATGCAATATGGTAAGGCTTACCAATATTCAACTCCCAAGGTTGTTCATTACCTGGTATCAAAAGGTCGCTGACAGAGAATCCACTCAAACCACACTTAGTCTTGGAACCTCTGCCTGTAGCACCCTCGTCTCTGATTTCACCACCAGAACCTGTAGCAGCACCTGGGAAAGGAGACACGGCTGTTGGATGGTTGTGAGTTTCGACTTTGATAAGTAATGGAATTCTTTCCTTTGTAGAGGTCCATTCCTTTGTAGTTGAATTTGgtgcaaagaaaaaggcaTCATTTTCACTATCCAAAACGGCTGCATTATCAGAATAGGCGCTAATAGTATATTCTGGGTTTAATTTATGGGTATTTCTAATCATTTGAAACAAGGTGAATTGTTGTTTTATTCCATCAATGGTCCAATCAGCATTGAAGATCTTGTGACGACAATGTTCAGAATTAACTTGAGCGAACATAAATAACTCAACATCAGTAGGATCTCTTTTCATAGTTTCGACGAATGCATGAATCAAATATTCCATTTCTCCACTATCTAGAGCTAAACCCAATTCCGTATTAGCTTTGGATAAAATATCCTTTGGAGACTGTTTAGTGTCCTTAGGAGTTAAAGGAACGTGAACTAATGGCTTTGGCTCTTCATGTGTGAAAATACTCATCGTATTTGGTGGTTCGGTCAGATATAATTGTTGTGTCATCCTATCGTAGACACACTTCAATGAAATATCATTTagattttccaaaagagGGAAACCTGGAACAGTCTTTATGAGTAAGGCTAAACCTCTTTCAATACGTTGAACTTTGTCTTGTAGCCCGCATACATGAGCAATATTAGTAGCCTTGGAAGACCAAGGAGAGATAGTGCCTGATCTAGGAACAACTCTAATCAAATATGTGTCTTCGCCAAGAGCTGAACTGGGTAAATTATTAGCGACAGCATCGTTTAATTGTCTTGCTAATGGATCGTTAGCAATATCTAAAGCAGAATCGTAAGTCAACAAAACTTCTAGCAATTTAGTGTCCTGTTCAGACAAATTTTGAGCGATGCCGTTGACATAGTGAATGTAACACGAACGCAATTCATTGATGACAGAAGTACTGTTTGTATAGGAGTTTATATCTTTAATTAGATTATCGACTCTGAACTGAGATAAGGCCTTGGGACCCGGCAAAATATAATCAGTCATTGAACTTGACTTCTTTTGTTATGGACCTGGGAGGATTAAACTCTTAGGGATATCGCTAAGATAAAAGTAGAAGAGAAATATACTTCGAGGCAGGGACAGCCAATTATTTAAATACGTATGTCAAggttttcaaagaaagaaagagttAAATAGCAAGATATATTGCATTTATTACGGCATCATCTGTTTAATGAGTCCtcattcaatttttttttttttttttcaatttcaagtTCGACGagaaatttggaaaaacgGGTCAGCAGGAAAGAGTCAGGAACGGTTGAAGGATATTGAAAgtcatttttgtttatttacAAGCTGATGTAGAATTACATATCCTATCTATGCGTCAGCTTCACTCATCGTTGGTAAGGATAAATCCAATTTAATATGATATTTTGCACCAGGGAGAATAGCTGTGATGATATCCAATAGAGCGAAAGAAGGAATGGAGCCTGTGAGGACATTGCTAGCATAACGACACAACCGAGTCTCGATACGTTCAGTATACTAGTCATTGCCTCTTGGACTCTTGTCGAATTCCTTGAAATTGTCTTTATACCTTGCGATGACAAACTTGAGCTAAACATCAGTCGGCCATTGAGTTCCACGTTTAATACCGCCAGAGTCCCCACCAAAATGGGCGCTAGTAGAGGCATTGCTACTAGCGGTGAGCTTAGATCAAAGGAACTGAAACCCAGTGCGGAAAACCAGGAAGGATAAAAACTTTCTATAAGCTGTGTCTCTGTTAGGGTCCTGATGCCCATGGAGACTGTGACCCAAAGAGGAATTTGCACCATTGGCAGTAAGGCATTTTTCCATAGGGGTACATTGTACttcttgaataattttttctgcctCTTTCTTGTCTCTTTCACTGCCAATAGTGTAATTTGTTCTGGTGTCAAAACGCCAGCATTCTGTAGTTGTAACGGCATGAAAGAACCGTTGGAGCTAATTCTGGCGGCATTTCTAGACTTTTTATTAGTAACGGCTGCCAGTCGAAGTTTAATAATGGGCGTTATTGGCTGTACTAATTTCCTCAGTTCTTgttgtttcaaaattctcCTCCGCTGCCATATACTGAATGGCAGCGTCACGAGGGTTCTAAGGGTCATAGTAGTCAAAGGAACAAGCACTATCCATGGTATATGTGAGGCTTCATGCACTGTTAAAAACGTGTCCGCTACACTTtgaaaaagtgaaaagCTTCTCTTTGTACTTGGATTAGTCCTACCATATCGCAGACCGACTGAGCTGCACGAGAATGACGCAAAACCATTTTGACGATTGGCTAACCTCTTTAACATAATGCCATACTttatcttgaaattttcctATCCTTggaccttttttttctaatgaaAGTCTTTTTAGCCTTAGTTGAATTACTGGACGGTAGAAAAATTGGGTTTGCCagcaaaaacaaaagtGCAGAACGTTAAATAAATGAAAGCATAAACTCATATGCTAGAATAtttactaaaaaaaaaaaaaagtaaaaaaaattcattacTATTATACATGTGATATCAGAACGGAAGGTTTTACTCAACTTGACTGCCATCCCTCGGTTTGTAGTGAGGCAACAGCTCCACAACCTCAGCTGGTAGTCTACCATCGACCTTGATGGCGTACATACCAGCTATACTATGATCTACGCTCAGCCACTTTGCTACCCACGACTTAGTAGGCTTACACATTCCTACGAGGCCCTCGAAAGAAGGCGACGTACATTCCATTGTAGAAACACCTGcctcttcaaaaatacCCTGACAGTTGGGACAACCATCTCTATTAAACTCATTTGTGGTCTGCACTATGCCACACAGCATACAGGCTCTTTCACTAGACATCTCTTACACTGTACCTCGTTCGCTTTTGCCAAACTGAATGTGGCCAGGTGTAATTATTACACAGTACATCCTTCGAGCCCTTTCTTaaatttcactttttcACTCGATTTCACTCATAGAACGTATAAGGTGACCTTTATCAACATCGAGATTAATTATAGATAGAAGATGATTAAATTATATACatgaatatatttatttgagGTATGGTGTCTAAAGCGTAATATACCTATCTACTTCACGTAAATTGGACTACGAGGACCGCTTTAAATAGTAGTAACCATCTCTTTCctccatatttttctttacaaaTTCTGGAAGCTCTTCACCCTTATTACTATCATACAAGATGATACCATTACCTAGAGCatgtttcttttcgtttctcttgtaaaaaaaaagtacaaCAAACGTCCATAAACCGTAAATAGCACCAAAAATTAAGCTCACGGTGTAACCAGTCTTAAAACGTGGTGACTCCACGGTAGGCCACGCCAAGGTAGGAATCCAGGCGTAAGTGGATTGAGAGAAGGAATAAATGGCGATCCATGTAATAGCCTTCACCTGAGGATCAAACCTTAAGAAGTCATTAATAAACGACCATAGACAAGGCGATGCGGCCACACTGAAATACGTGGTGAAGAAAGCGTACCATTTAGCTTTCGAAGGAATATCCCACTTGATAAGTAAGGCACAAGAAACGGTATTCATTATAGCAGCAAAAACCATGAATATCCACTTACATCTAAATAAATCGGCACCAAAGGCACAAAAAATCACATACGCAAATCCTAAACATGCGGGTATAACACTCAGGTTGTTCACTTGGGCAATGGAGTACTTTGTATTAGACTTTAACCACAAAGTATATGAACCACTATACGCAGTCATGTTATTCCACGAACATGTatcaaaaacaacaagTACCCAGAATGCTGGAGTACAAAATactttcttccaaagtttTCTGCTCCATAATGGGGCTAGCTTACTTTTATCAACACCATCTTTGATTTGGTTCCTCTTATTTCTGGCCCTTGCAATTCGTATTTCTTCGTCAGTCAGAAATAAAGAGTAACACTTAGATGGTACACCGggaataacaaaaaaaccaaTAATAGCCGTGGGAAGAGAAATTGCAATGGCATCGATCAGAAACATCCATCTCCAGCCTGCTAGACCATGGACGCCGTTCaaacttttgaatatgCGACTTTGCAGAAGTCCTGAAGTCACGGAACCCAATTGTTGCCCACAAAAGAATAAACAGACTCTTGAATTAATTTCATCTGGGGCATACCAACAACCTAGTATATATTGGGACACTGGGTAGTAAGCAGCGCCAAAGGCACTTAAAATAAATCTGTAAGCCCTTAGTTCGGCTAGTGAGTTTGCCCTATAACATGCAAATGTGAACCAAGTCCAGCCCAAGTCCATTACAGGCAAAATAATATGAGAGGGAAATCTTGGTAACAAATACATAAATGGTAATTGGAAGACAATGGCACCAACATTAGCAATAGTAGAAGTGTAAACGTAATCATTACCTTTCATGTTTAAATCTTCCTTCATATTGGAAACATATGCGTTAGTGTAGTTATTCAAATCCACTGACTTGGACCAACATAACataaaaaagtataaagcaataataatgtcTAGCTTGTAAAGAAGCCGTCTTTCAGCCTTGGTTTGAGTAGTATGATTAGGATACAAAAACTCGTACCACTTACGTGATTTCTTGTATTCCTTATTAACACGATACTCGAAttcatcaaaatatttCCACCATTTACGCCCAGCTTCATCTCTCACTTCATATGGCAAGTCATGCCTTAAATTGTGAGGATGAGGTTCTACAGCTGTAGTTTCTGCCGTAACGTCTGTCTTCGAGGACTTATCTACGCTATGATGTAGCTCCTCTTCAGCTATGATACTGGAGTTAGTATCGTCTGAGTATAAGTACTGATCATCTTCGGGTAGTTTTCTCAAATGTGGGAAGTAGCTCCTCCACGATTTATTCGAAATTGTCATTATCTATTGATTTGTGTCGGtccttttttgaaaattgaaacaaatGAAAAGGCGATTGCTCGTGGGTGTAGAGCCTTTATATATAGTTATGTTATAGCCGTAAGAGTCATGCAGATTTTTGGGAATGGCTATCATCAAACTTAGCCTTGCATCTCATATTtcgactttttttttcatttcacacatttttttttcctttcacAGTTGGGTGAAAGAGTCTCGGAGGCGGTACGGCGCTTTCTGTGTAAATCATCCTAAAGTGATTCATAATCTCAGAGCCATTTCGGGTGAACTAATGATGATTTTCTAGTAGACTACGGCAGTATCTTAGCTGACGCAATTGTAGCAATGGAGGCAATCATGTTAGTAAAGGACATTTTAGTTGTAGGAGCATAGGATCGACAGGCCATGTGAAAGGCGTACTAGCAAAGATTGAAGTAATGAGAATAATTGACGATGATTTTAATTTGAGCTTTTCAATGCAGCCGAATTCAGCAGTAGTTGCAGAACCGGACTAAcacttgaaaaaatccCACGAGCCAGCTGCCGTCTAAGGATATTGTAATAAAGTTGGGCTTAAACTAAAGTTTTTATATCTTGGTTGTAAGGTTGTAATCATTCGTCTCAAGAAGAACGTTGAGTAATCATTAGTCCTCCGCATAAGTAGGTTGCCAATAACTTGTTCAGCAATGATGGTTGCAGCATATCCTCGCTAACGTTTTACTtaccaaatattttttgctGGTGATTAAGAAAGCTTCTACCATAAGAACACTATGTCAATTTAAAGCAATAATGTTTTCCTGAGTGTTCTTGAGCCTCTGTAAACGAATCATCAATTCaagtatttttattttattgcAAGGATATCGCCAACTAATTATTAACCGGCACTAATGATagaaatgtttttatttcGAACTACAAAAAGGGCATACATGACGTGGATATATGTAAAGGGTTACTAGTTTACTTATTGATGTAATATCAAGAACAATGTGCTTTTAAAAGAGACATGGTTGACGAGTAAACAAACATACATTGGTAATTCTATAAGGGTCTTTAGGCAATTTCAAATCCACTTGAGTAGGTGTTCAATGCGTCGCAGTTGGTTGGAACGAGTTCgagtttttgaaacaatTCACAAGCGGGATGATAGTAGTAGCCTTCCACTGAACCTGTTAGCTGGTCTAAACACACATAGTAAAATCCCTCAAATGACGCGCCTTCCAGATGATGATTATCGTCCAACATCAGATTTTCTTGTTCCTCATCATCAAGTAGGAACCTTTCCTTCCATTTAAGATAAATATATCGTTGATTCATAAATTCTGCACTTTCATGATTATACTGaccaaaatttctttccGTTAACGACCAGTTATCAGAACCAAAATGACCAAACCTCTTCCAATGAGAGCAATCACTTTCTCTCTGAGCCATATAAGGGTCGAGCGTCTCCTCAGCGGGCCAATGCAGTGAACATAACGGGAATTGGTTATAATTGATGACATACCCTTCAAAAAGGGTAACAACTTTATCTAGGACTGGTGTTAAATTTTTAATAGTGAAAGTACCTGTGACATGCGGGTCCAAAGAACGCGAATCCTTGTAAAGTGGCAAGTTTACGGTATCAATCTTCACTTCCACCGTATAATACGTGTACTTTGACGATTGCGAACCGCCAAATCTCAATCCTGGCCtcaaaaaatctaaatGTCTACCAAGGGATCTGTAGGTATATTTAGCATTCTTACCCACTAAATTGGTCCCTTCCTCGTAAACATCACAGTCctcttcttttgctttgAAGTGAGGCAAACGTGTATCAGTTGAGGAGGGTAGAGAGACATAGGCCGAAGtatatatttcttcaatgttGTCATTTCTTTTGGCCCTTTCTAGAATAAACTTTCTTCCCATGATATTCAGTGATGTCATACCTACAGTatattttaaatgaaaagtCTCATAACACAATACGAAAGGATAAAGATAACTCGTCGATGGCCATCATGATTGCcctttttatatgtttttatcaaatattaAACTAAACAACATATACAATTACATCATTTTTCCctactttctttttctgtaaTGGTTCATCGAAGCATTTTTAAGGGTGCCCTGAAGACTATTGTTAAAAAAAGGTACCGCATACATTCGAACCATTACCAGAAAAAAGAGGGGTGAAAAGACATTCTAAATTTTGTTATCGAATGTGAACAGAACACTTAAGAAAACGCCAAGGTTAAGAAGGCCTTGAGAGTATTGATTAAGGCGCATGGAGCACAGGTAAACGCGAAAGACGTTTTGTACTTCCTTTTACTGAGCACCTCTTACATGTAGTAGTAACCATCGCAGCGGAATAAGCACacaaaaaatggtatttaCTTTTAGGCAAACTTGTGGGAAGtattaaaattattatGTAGATTTATGTATATCGTTTGTGGTTGTATTAAACTTTAATGTTATTAGTGTTGTTAACAACATTTCTTTGGCCATTATTTTATTTGgctaaaaatttcaatgtttttactTTGTTTATTGTCAGTTGAAGAAGCTGAGAATTCTTGTGATTCCATGTTTACCTGGGGTGGGACCACTATTGTTTGGACTaaattgatattgtttCCTGTTGCCCTTAACAATGGTTGTTCCTTCTCTTGTTGCTTAGGGGCCGAGTTCACGTAGGTGTAATTACTCGTTGAGATAGGTTCAATGGCTTTTATATCTAATGGGGGCAGGAGAATCTTATTACAGTTTGAATCTCTCTTTAGGAAATTAGGAGAGAGTGGCAAACATGATGCTACTGAAAACGATTTCATATCAGAAGCACCAGATAAAGAACCTCTTGAAGTCTTGCGAAACGGCTGTTGAAGAGCAAAACAAGACCAATTAGAGATATCAGTCAACAATGCTTTCGTCTGGTCATTCAGGTGAGGGGAGTAGATTAAGTATGGGTAAAGAATATTATCTCTTAATGAAGATACAATAGCATGCAGTAGTATATGGTAAGCAATGAAGGAATCTGACCAAAAATCGAACAAAATGGAGTGTAAGTCTGTCACCAAGTTCTTTTGGTGTGTTATAATGTAGTCATTCACAAACACTTCAACCTTCTCAAATTCCTCTTTCTCTGTTGATGAAAGGTAGCTCTGACGTTGTACATAAATGGTATCGAACCAGAAATATAACATTAGGTGAACATTGGGGTTTACTAGTAATTGAGATACTTGTGATGGTGAAACATCCGAGCTTGCAATTAACTCCGATGAAAACAATTTTAGTTGGAAGCTGACAATGTCGGTAATTAACTGAATATTCCTTGGGTTTAAAGATGCCAGCGTGAAAGACTTCAAATTAAGAAGCATTGATATGATTGATAAGTTCGTGGTGATCAAGGTTTCATCAACAAATGAGGAAGAATGATGAAGTAAGCACGAGGTCGATACCTGTGGAAAGTTATCAATGAACCATATGTTCCTTGTGGTCCCATTTCTCAAAGTCAAGTTGTTGATGAATTCGAACCAAATCGTTTCCCACAATAACCAGTTACTTTTCGATTTGCAGTCCGTAATCCTGGCGTTCATAACGTTCGCAAATAAAGAGGGGTTTGCACTAGTTTCAGGTTTGATCGGCTGCTGCATTACGAAACATTCATTCAAGTAAACCAGCAAATCATGCACTCTAAAATCAGATGGCAGCTCTTGCGGATAAgtcttctttattataaaaTACACGTACGCGGAATCTGCCAAAATATTGATATGCTTTAAAGTTAAGTCAGTAGTGGACATTGACGGTCCCTTGTATATGAAGTCCTTAAGTGGATTAGACGAAATAAACTCTTGATTGACGAACCAACCAAATATTAGTAAAGAATCGTTGTTGAAGTTGTTTGAATCGCGCAAGATATTGACCCATAGATCGAATATGAACCATGCATTTTCCTTACTATTCAAATAATGGTAACTGGAGGATGCCACGGTGAATGGCTTCAGAATATCTTGAAGCATTGAAAACACATCGAACTTTTTAATGGAATTAGAAACAGGAATGTTATTCTCCAACATTACTAgaagagaataaaataGAATCAAGGCAAAAACATCATGTTGCTCTGTCTGTGACAAAATGTCCTCAGTGTCAAAGTCATTGTCATGTTTAGATGAGCTAGCATACAAATTCGTACAACAGATAAACCATAGTTTTTGAGAATCTTGATTTAACGAAATGGACATACCCAGACAAGCTATTATGAGACCAAAAGGCTTGTTAATCCAAAAACTTTCCACCAGCTCGTCATTTTGTAGTGATGAGAACAGGTCtggaaagaaattttggaagatCTTATTTTCTACCAAGTGGCTTACACCCATTCTGAAGAAAGTTAGAATATCTCTTGAGCTAATAAAATCTAATGAATATTcttgcaaaatttttacaCTGATGGAGGACTCCAACCGGCTTTTAACCTGCTTAAAGCGGCTTTTCCCTTTCTTTAAACTAGAGGA
This sequence is a window from Saccharomyces cerevisiae S288C chromosome VII, complete sequence. Protein-coding genes within it:
- the GID10 gene encoding Gid10p (Recognition component (N-recognin) of the Pro/N-degron pathway; recognizes and targets for degradation proteins with N-terminal degradation signals; expressed only under starvation or osmotic stress) encodes the protein MTSLNIMGRKFILERAKRNDNIEEIYTSAYVSLPSSTDTRLPHFKAKEEDCDVYEEGTNLVGKNAKYTYRSLGRHLDFLRPGLRFGGSQSSKYTYYTVEVKIDTVNLPLYKDSRSLDPHVTGTFTIKNLTPVLDKVVTLFEGYVINYNQFPLCSLHWPAEETLDPYMAQRESDCSHWKRFGHFGSDNWSLTERNFGQYNHESAEFMNQRYIYLKWKERFLLDDEEQENLMLDDNHHLEGASFEGFYYVCLDQLTGSVEGYYYHPACELFQKLELVPTNCDALNTYSSGFEIA
- the SPT4 gene encoding transcription elongation factor SPT4 (Spt4p/5p (DSIF) transcription elongation factor complex subunit; Spt4/5 binds ssRNA in a sequence-specific manner and along with RNAP I and II regulates transcriptional elongation, RNA processing, quality control, and transcription-coupled repair; localizes to kinetochores and heterochromatin, influencing chromosomal dynamics and silencing; required for transcription through long trinucleotide repeats in ORFs and non-protein coding regions; accelerates senescence through rDNA instability), with product MSSERACMLCGIVQTTNEFNRDGCPNCQGIFEEAGVSTMECTSPSFEGLVGMCKPTKSWVAKWLSVDHSIAGMYAIKVDGRLPAEVVELLPHYKPRDGSQVE
- the VHT1 gene encoding Vht1p (High-affinity plasma membrane H+-biotin (vitamin H) symporter; mutation results in fatty acid auxotrophy; 12 transmembrane domain containing major facilitator subfamily member; mRNA levels negatively regulated by iron deprivation and biotin); amino-acid sequence: MTISNKSWRSYFPHLRKLPEDDQYLYSDDTNSSIIAEEELHHSVDKSSKTDVTAETTAVEPHPHNLRHDLPYEVRDEAGRKWWKYFDEFEYRVNKEYKKSRKWYEFLYPNHTTQTKAERRLLYKLDIIIALYFFMLCWSKSVDLNNYTNAYVSNMKEDLNMKGNDYVYTSTIANVGAIVFQLPFMYLLPRFPSHIILPVMDLGWTWFTFACYRANSLAELRAYRFILSAFGAAYYPVSQYILGCWYAPDEINSRVCLFFCGQQLGSVTSGLLQSRIFKSLNGVHGLAGWRWMFLIDAIAISLPTAIIGFFVIPGVPSKCYSLFLTDEEIRIARARNKRNQIKDGVDKSKLAPLWSRKLWKKVFCTPAFWVLVVFDTCSWNNMTAYSGSYTLWLKSNTKYSIAQVNNLSVIPACLGFAYVIFCAFGADLFRCKWIFMVFAAIMNTVSCALLIKWDIPSKAKWYAFFTTYFSVAASPCLWSFINDFLRFDPQVKAITWIAIYSFSQSTYAWIPTLAWPTVESPRFKTGYTVSLIFGAIYGLWTFVVLFFYKRNEKKHALGNGIILYDSNKGEELPEFVKKNMEERDGYYYLKRSS
- the ADE6 gene encoding phosphoribosylformylglycinamidine synthase (Formylglycinamidine-ribonucleotide (FGAM)-synthetase; catalyzes a step in the 'de novo' purine nucleotide biosynthetic pathway) gives rise to the protein MTDYILPGPKALSQFRVDNLIKDINSYTNSTSVINELRSCYIHYVNGIAQNLSEQDTKLLEVLLTYDSALDIANDPLARQLNDAVANNLPSSALGEDTYLIRVVPRSGTISPWSSKATNIAHVCGLQDKVQRIERGLALLIKTVPGFPLLENLNDISLKCVYDRMTQQLYLTEPPNTMSIFTHEEPKPLVHVPLTPKDTKQSPKDILSKANTELGLALDSGEMEYLIHAFVETMKRDPTDVELFMFAQVNSEHCRHKIFNADWTIDGIKQQFTLFQMIRNTHKLNPEYTISAYSDNAAVLDSENDAFFFAPNSTTKEWTSTKERIPLLIKVETHNHPTAVSPFPGAATGSGGEIRDEGATGRGSKTKCGLSGFSVSDLLIPGNEQPWELNIGKPYHIASALDIMIEAPLGSAAFNNEFGRPCINGYFRTLTTKVLNHQGKEEIRGFHKPIMIAGGFGTVRPQFALKNTPITPGSCLIVLGGQSMLIGLGGGAASSVASGEGSADLDFASVQRGNPEMERRCQQVIDACVALGNNNPIQSIHDVGAGGLSNALPELVHDNDLGAKFDIRKVLSLEPGMSPMEIWCNESQERYVLGVSPQDLSIFEEICKRERAPFAVVGHATAEQKLIVEDPLLKTTPIDLEMPILFGKPPKMSRETITEALNLPEANLSEIPSLQDAIQRVLNLPSVGSKSFLITIGDRSVTGLIDRDQFVGPWQVPVADVGVTGTSLGETIISTGEAMAMGEKPVNALISASASAKLSVAESLLNIFAADVKSLNHIKLSANWMSPASHQGEGSKLYEAVQALGLDLCPALGVAIPVGKDSMSMKMKWDDKEVTAPLSLNITAFAPVFNTSKTWTPLLNRNTDDSVLVLVDLSAKQETKSLGASALLQVYNQVGNKSPTVYDNAILKGFLESLIQLHQQKEDIVLAYHDRSDGGLLITLLEMAFASRCGLEINIDGGDLESQLTNLFNEELGAVFQISAKNLSKFEKILNENGVAKEYISIVGKPSFQSQEIKIINSTTNDVIYANSRSELEQTWSKTSYEMQKLRDNPKTAEEEFASITDDRDPGLQYALTYNPADDMKIGLELSSQRPKVAILREQGVNGQMEMAWCFQQAGFNSVDVTMTDLLEGRFHLDDFIGLAACGGFSYGDVLGAGAGWAKSVLYHEGVRSQFSKFFNERQDTFAFGACNGCQFLSRLKDIIPGCENWPSFERNVSEQYEARVCMVQISQEKDNSSEESVFLNGMAGSKLPIAVAHGEGKATFSKSAEQLEKFEKDGLCCIRYVDNYGNVTERFPFNPNGSTNGIAGIKSPNGRVLAMMPHPERVCRLEANSWYPEGKYEEWGGYGPWIRLFRSARRWVG
- the COX18 gene encoding membrane insertase COX18 (Protein required for membrane insertion of C-terminus of Cox2p; mitochondrial integral inner membrane protein; interacts genetically and physically with Mss2p and Pnt1p; similar to S. cerevisiae Oxa1, N. crassa Oxa2p, and E. coli YidC; respiratory defect of the null mutant is functionally complemented by human COX18 carrying the N-terminal 54 amino acids of S. cerevisiae Cox18p): MLKRLANRQNGFASFSCSSVGLRYGRTNPSTKRSFSLFQSVADTFLTVHEASHIPWIVLVPLTTMTLRTLVTLPFSIWQRRRILKQQELRKLVQPITPIIKLRLAAVTNKKSRNAARISSNGSFMPLQLQNAGVLTPEQITLLAVKETRKRQKKLFKKYNVPLWKNALLPMVQIPLWVTVSMGIRTLTETQLIESFYPSWFSALGFSSFDLSSPLVAMPLLAPILVGTLAVLNVELNGRLMFSSSLSSQGIKTISRNSTRVQEAMTSILNVSRLGCVVMLAMSSQAPFLLSLYWISSQLFSLVQNIILNWIYPYQR